A single genomic interval of Aureliella helgolandensis harbors:
- a CDS encoding AraC family transcriptional regulator, whose amino-acid sequence MSLTYLTNSVRLAYVYSMHYAEKKGIESGAISNLLNFSDHWLEELDEDTLLELFPKFLQGLVLLLDEDDLGFRLGKNFHLCLIGLGGLVASHAPTVAAALEILEQLSHYPTSHFKISRIANAEHSELIFEANDTWAGAMASQFSECWAAAYVASARSLMGGHLAPKFVQFAHPAGSSMAAKEAYFGCPVAYDAPQTVVCLGHLELHRSSPLHEPLLYEQLSFAAGMLEERPHRGAPTVELVGQSIRRGRFTLNEVARELGMSPRTIQRRLNTEGTEFRTLVDDIRTRMAHVYLRSGSLTVAEVAQRLGFSDARSFRAAYRRWTGRAPRDLQASEIG is encoded by the coding sequence ATGTCCCTGACCTATCTCACGAACTCTGTTCGCCTAGCCTATGTCTACTCGATGCACTATGCCGAAAAGAAGGGGATTGAGTCTGGAGCGATCAGCAACCTACTGAACTTCAGTGATCACTGGCTGGAGGAGCTGGATGAAGACACGTTACTCGAGCTCTTCCCAAAATTCCTGCAGGGACTCGTGCTCCTCCTCGATGAGGATGACTTGGGGTTTCGATTGGGGAAGAATTTTCATTTGTGCTTGATTGGTCTCGGTGGCCTAGTTGCGAGTCATGCACCTACCGTCGCGGCGGCCCTTGAAATTCTCGAACAATTGTCGCACTACCCTACTTCGCATTTCAAGATTTCGCGGATTGCCAATGCGGAGCACAGTGAACTCATCTTCGAAGCCAACGATACCTGGGCAGGGGCAATGGCGAGCCAATTCTCAGAATGTTGGGCAGCCGCTTACGTGGCCAGCGCACGAAGTCTCATGGGGGGGCACCTGGCGCCGAAGTTCGTGCAGTTCGCGCATCCAGCGGGAAGCTCCATGGCAGCAAAGGAAGCGTATTTTGGTTGTCCGGTCGCGTACGATGCACCGCAGACTGTGGTGTGCCTGGGGCATCTCGAGCTGCACCGCAGCTCCCCGCTGCACGAACCGTTGCTCTATGAGCAATTGAGTTTCGCTGCGGGGATGTTGGAAGAGCGGCCCCATAGGGGGGCCCCAACCGTGGAGCTGGTGGGGCAGTCCATTCGTAGAGGTCGATTCACCTTGAACGAAGTCGCGCGGGAATTGGGAATGAGTCCGCGCACCATTCAGCGGCGTTTGAATACGGAGGGTACCGAGTTTCGGACGCTGGTAGACGATATTCGCACGCGGATGGCACATGTCTATCTACGCTCGGGGAGTTTGACTGTCGCGGAAGTTGCCCAACGACTCGGATTCTCCGATGCCCGCTCGTTTCGCGCGGCCTACAGGCGTTGGACAGGGCGGGCGCCTCGAGACCTTCAAGCTTCAGAAATTGGTTGA
- a CDS encoding glycerophosphodiester phosphodiesterase family protein: protein MKANFTKFRHRSGHPAIQPRRKAVVRIAIAFLAVSQLLLALPPTTLAQSSATDFFAIKSNSSQELQELLAYTGQRLPVVSAHRGGPTVGYPENCIATFEHTLSGTFSLLEIDPRLTADGEIVLLHDSTLDRTTTGHGPVSNFTLAQLRSLRLKDPENNLTEFPIPTLDEVLEWARGRTVIILDQKDVPIEASIRKIEEHHAEGYAMLIVSRLADAQRVHQLNSKILMEVMIPTHAKLEQFRKSGIPWGNLVAFIGHTPPQDAALIRAINSAGVMCIAGTSRNLDRELLDAGSRTELKLQYQQMLEFGVDLLETDLPLDVATLVYPGTPIPDRCSGILVVEKR, encoded by the coding sequence ATGAAAGCCAACTTCACGAAGTTCCGCCACCGCTCAGGGCACCCTGCGATTCAACCTCGAAGGAAGGCAGTTGTTCGAATTGCCATCGCCTTCCTCGCCGTTTCACAGCTACTGCTCGCCTTGCCGCCGACCACGCTGGCTCAATCGTCAGCAACGGACTTCTTCGCCATCAAGTCGAACAGTTCGCAAGAGTTGCAGGAATTGCTGGCCTACACAGGGCAACGCCTTCCCGTGGTCAGCGCTCATCGTGGCGGCCCGACCGTGGGCTATCCGGAGAACTGCATTGCCACATTCGAACACACTCTAAGTGGAACTTTCTCCCTGTTGGAAATCGATCCGCGACTAACGGCTGATGGTGAAATTGTCCTCCTGCACGATTCCACATTGGACCGCACCACGACCGGCCACGGTCCCGTGAGCAATTTCACCCTAGCTCAACTGCGCAGCCTACGCTTGAAGGATCCAGAAAACAATCTAACCGAGTTCCCAATCCCAACGCTCGACGAAGTCCTTGAGTGGGCCCGAGGTCGCACCGTGATCATCCTCGACCAGAAAGATGTGCCGATCGAAGCCAGCATCAGAAAGATCGAGGAGCATCATGCTGAGGGATATGCAATGTTGATCGTCTCCCGCCTGGCAGATGCGCAACGCGTGCACCAGTTGAATTCGAAGATCCTCATGGAAGTGATGATTCCGACTCACGCCAAACTGGAGCAATTCCGTAAGTCTGGAATTCCGTGGGGCAATTTGGTTGCGTTCATCGGGCACACGCCACCACAGGATGCAGCGTTGATCCGAGCGATCAATTCCGCTGGTGTGATGTGCATCGCCGGGACGTCCCGGAACCTGGATCGGGAACTCCTCGATGCCGGCTCGCGCACCGAACTGAAATTGCAGTATCAGCAGATGCTCGAATTTGGTGTCGACCTGCTGGAGACAGACCTGCCACTGGATGTCGCAACTCTAGTCTATCCCGGCACCCCCATTCCCGACCGATGTTCAGGCATACTTGTGGTTGAAAAACGGTAG
- a CDS encoding esterase/lipase family protein gives MKSCSGHPAGVDLTLNRQVALARRIVSAQPATYNLIVIWLACLCIMPGCSAVRTRWPLPVVSEPVFVDTIDPQSALAEAESLYSTAQEHEHYGWTSCVDLYFEVAILTLGAGIQTTERSRELHRSCLQKIVLTGQRFKRLLPQSGLQIERDGEDTTIPVSHHGFVWEPSDFDTLELVGDYGSSGLRQFHRCSGAGIPLVVEGDSSGGRPFGVDRPVFAATLVLQPRSFLDSSALTDGSLPGDGQGAGQACAAGWELAFYDPLRVHCVERLGENIPLARDTSAPLIYRLDDTPQDYLANFISIGTRTGNGRLITLEPYQPGKIPVVFIHGLLSDPFTWAEMTNELQASPDFVDRYQIWYYEYPTGESFFFTAAQLREQLRAAREVFDPSCSDPQLSNIMLVGHSMGGLIAKLQVTSSEDLIWDAVANCPLEQVVSPPDTRDKLRNSFYFEPNPAVTRVVFIGTPHRGSVYARRLVGKIGSALVEESADRKQAYQQLLACNPGVFSREVQRRVPTSIDLLNPQSPLLKATDWLPIKDSVVLHSIVGTGRWTLGYGASDGVVPVDSAFEFRARSERCVVEEHSKLNQHPDTVDEVRCLLERHWANSQPSLLSYSQMSHRQN, from the coding sequence ATGAAATCGTGCAGCGGACATCCCGCAGGCGTCGACTTAACACTAAACCGCCAAGTCGCCCTCGCGAGACGAATCGTGTCCGCTCAGCCTGCTACCTACAATCTGATCGTTATCTGGCTTGCATGTTTGTGCATCATGCCGGGGTGTTCGGCGGTGCGCACTCGTTGGCCGCTGCCGGTGGTAAGTGAGCCGGTTTTTGTGGATACGATTGATCCGCAATCGGCGTTGGCGGAAGCGGAATCGCTTTATTCGACCGCACAAGAGCACGAGCATTATGGCTGGACTTCCTGTGTCGACTTGTACTTTGAAGTGGCTATTCTGACATTGGGGGCGGGGATTCAAACCACGGAACGCTCTCGTGAACTGCATCGTTCTTGTCTTCAGAAGATTGTCCTGACCGGACAGCGTTTCAAGCGACTGCTGCCGCAGAGTGGTTTGCAAATTGAGCGCGACGGCGAAGATACCACGATTCCGGTTTCCCACCATGGCTTTGTCTGGGAGCCGAGTGACTTTGATACGCTCGAATTAGTGGGAGACTATGGCAGCAGCGGGCTCAGGCAATTTCATCGTTGCTCTGGCGCTGGTATTCCACTGGTTGTGGAAGGCGACTCCTCTGGTGGCCGACCTTTCGGAGTAGACCGCCCCGTGTTTGCCGCTACGCTAGTCCTTCAGCCACGGAGCTTCTTGGACTCGAGCGCGCTCACCGATGGAAGCCTTCCAGGCGATGGTCAAGGTGCCGGCCAGGCTTGTGCGGCAGGTTGGGAATTAGCCTTCTATGATCCTCTACGCGTGCATTGTGTGGAACGACTGGGGGAAAACATTCCACTTGCGCGGGACACCTCTGCTCCCTTGATCTATCGGTTGGATGATACGCCGCAGGACTATCTTGCCAACTTTATTTCGATTGGGACGCGCACGGGAAACGGGAGGCTGATCACTCTCGAACCGTACCAGCCCGGGAAAATTCCAGTTGTCTTCATTCATGGTCTGTTGTCGGATCCCTTTACTTGGGCCGAGATGACCAATGAGTTGCAGGCGTCTCCAGATTTCGTCGATCGCTACCAGATCTGGTATTACGAATATCCGACGGGCGAGTCATTTTTCTTTACCGCAGCTCAACTGCGTGAACAACTACGGGCCGCGCGAGAGGTCTTCGATCCCAGCTGCAGTGATCCACAGCTATCCAACATCATGCTCGTTGGACACAGTATGGGGGGGCTGATTGCCAAACTGCAAGTTACGTCGAGTGAGGATCTCATTTGGGATGCAGTCGCAAATTGCCCGTTAGAACAAGTTGTGAGTCCGCCAGATACTCGGGATAAGCTCCGCAACTCCTTCTATTTTGAACCCAATCCGGCAGTGACTCGGGTCGTTTTTATCGGAACACCCCATCGCGGTTCCGTTTACGCCCGACGTTTGGTCGGAAAGATAGGATCTGCATTGGTAGAGGAGTCGGCGGACAGGAAGCAGGCCTATCAGCAATTGCTTGCATGCAATCCAGGAGTCTTTTCCAGGGAAGTTCAGCGTCGAGTTCCAACGAGCATCGATCTTCTGAATCCTCAAAGTCCATTGTTGAAAGCCACGGATTGGCTCCCCATCAAAGACAGCGTCGTCCTCCATTCGATCGTGGGTACGGGACGCTGGACGTTAGGGTACGGCGCCTCGGATGGGGTTGTGCCCGTGGACAGTGCGTTCGAGTTTAGAGCTAGGTCCGAGCGTTGTGTTGTCGAGGAACACTCAAAGTTGAATCAACATCCCGACACGGTCGACGAGGTGCGTTGTCTTTTAGAAAGGCACTGGGCCAATAGTCAACCGAGCCTCTTGTCCTATTCGCAAATGTCCCATCGCCAAAATTAG
- the lpxB gene encoding lipid-A-disaccharide synthase, producing the protein MSQPNIFFSVGEPSGDLHAAKLIEQLQRFCPTSTHRGFGGSLMEQAGCQIDFDLTTMAVVGFVEVLPKLREFFRVADIATDIFREQHPDAVVLVDFPGFNWHIAKRAKQLGIPTFYYLPPQLWAWGAWRLKKMRRYVDHVLCNLPFEQQWYSERGMEVDYVGHPFFDEVAERPLDERFLSTWQDYEGVQVAVLPGSRSREVKHIWPMQLSAIRELSRRYPKTRFMVACLRDQHCLQCKQQLTESDRGINIDFFVQRTSEIIELADCALMKSGSVSLEMMARGTPAVVVYHASRVLYGIGRCLTDIQSMTLPNMIAEKTIMPEFLAVGSTAQTIEKSVAALDRLIVDGQERKRQRDELLSVSASVAQTGASRRAARTILQRLGIPEAVDAPTQRNVTKHAA; encoded by the coding sequence GTGAGCCAACCCAATATATTTTTTTCCGTCGGTGAACCCAGTGGCGACCTTCACGCAGCTAAACTCATCGAGCAGCTCCAGCGATTTTGCCCAACTTCAACTCATCGCGGCTTCGGCGGTTCGCTGATGGAGCAAGCGGGTTGCCAAATCGATTTCGATCTAACGACGATGGCAGTGGTGGGCTTTGTCGAAGTCTTGCCCAAACTCCGTGAATTTTTTCGAGTTGCGGACATCGCAACAGATATCTTCAGGGAACAGCACCCCGATGCAGTAGTCCTCGTCGATTTCCCAGGCTTCAATTGGCACATTGCCAAACGCGCTAAACAGCTCGGCATTCCCACTTTTTACTACCTCCCTCCCCAACTATGGGCTTGGGGGGCTTGGCGTCTCAAAAAGATGCGGCGGTATGTTGACCACGTGCTTTGCAATCTCCCGTTTGAACAGCAATGGTACTCTGAGCGCGGGATGGAAGTGGACTACGTGGGACATCCGTTCTTCGACGAAGTTGCCGAACGTCCGCTGGACGAACGATTTTTAAGTACCTGGCAGGACTATGAAGGCGTTCAAGTCGCTGTTCTGCCTGGGTCGCGTTCGCGCGAAGTCAAGCATATCTGGCCGATGCAGTTGTCTGCGATTCGCGAGCTATCGCGGCGATACCCCAAGACGCGCTTCATGGTCGCTTGCCTAAGAGACCAACACTGCCTTCAGTGCAAGCAGCAGCTGACCGAATCAGACCGTGGAATCAATATCGATTTTTTTGTACAACGGACCAGCGAAATCATCGAATTGGCAGATTGTGCGCTGATGAAATCGGGATCCGTAAGTTTAGAGATGATGGCCCGCGGAACCCCCGCGGTTGTCGTCTACCATGCCAGTCGCGTGCTCTACGGAATTGGACGCTGCCTTACCGATATTCAATCGATGACGCTTCCCAACATGATTGCCGAAAAGACCATCATGCCGGAATTCTTAGCCGTCGGGTCGACTGCCCAAACGATTGAAAAATCGGTTGCTGCACTCGATCGGTTGATTGTGGATGGTCAAGAACGCAAACGGCAGCGCGACGAATTGCTAAGTGTCAGCGCGAGCGTCGCCCAAACTGGTGCGAGCCGACGTGCGGCACGCACCATTCTGCAACGACTCGGCATCCCCGAGGCGGTCGATGCACCAACGCAGCGGAACGTGACTAAACACGCCGCATGA
- the lysS gene encoding lysine--tRNA ligase: MSDAEDPRLVKLNKITALGVDPWGHHFPDRDWNRDVRGRSSELKYQLEDGTQLDLPEFSEAANSGTTDADSGAPAVDYRQWKKDAGAGEETGPNVRVAGRIILMRPTGKLIFIKLRDWTGDIQIFIGKAQVGEADFELAGNFDLGDWIAVEGRLGRTNTGELTVFAAKLHFMCKTLETPPEKHAGLQNPELKQRQRYLDLTYNEGVMDTFLARTKIVQSIRSTLAGRGYCEIEGPTLHTIAGGAAARPFLTHHNTLEMPLVLRIALELHLKRLLVGGMERVYELGRVYRNEGISPRHNPEFTMLEAYEAFGNYEVMMDLTEQIILDALAATGQGHQVMWNDKPIDFSPPFQRRTYDELFSEATQLDPTDVSGIAALAKKLNLKPEGKHSDVVKSEVFEETVEEGLIGPIFVTDYPSSICPLTKRKTSNPQVAERFELFIHGMELANAYTELNDPILQEELFRTQLEGQAAEDSMANMDHDFVLALRNGMPPAGGLGIGIDRLVMLLTNSRSIRDIILFPLLRNQAN, encoded by the coding sequence ATGTCAGACGCAGAAGATCCACGGCTGGTTAAGCTCAATAAGATTACCGCATTGGGCGTCGATCCCTGGGGACATCATTTCCCAGATCGCGATTGGAACCGCGATGTCCGCGGCCGTAGCAGCGAATTGAAATATCAGCTGGAAGACGGGACCCAACTGGATCTGCCTGAGTTTTCGGAGGCGGCCAATTCAGGAACAACCGATGCGGATTCCGGCGCCCCTGCCGTTGATTACCGGCAATGGAAAAAAGATGCCGGAGCGGGCGAAGAGACCGGCCCCAACGTTCGTGTTGCTGGCCGTATTATCCTGATGCGTCCCACTGGCAAGTTGATCTTCATCAAGTTGCGTGACTGGACCGGGGATATCCAAATCTTTATTGGCAAGGCACAGGTTGGCGAGGCCGATTTTGAGCTGGCCGGAAATTTTGATCTGGGAGATTGGATCGCAGTGGAAGGACGGTTGGGACGGACCAACACAGGCGAGTTGACGGTCTTTGCTGCCAAGTTGCATTTCATGTGCAAAACACTGGAAACCCCTCCTGAAAAGCACGCGGGCTTGCAAAACCCTGAGCTTAAACAGCGTCAGCGCTATCTCGATTTGACCTACAACGAAGGGGTGATGGATACCTTCTTGGCGCGCACCAAGATTGTCCAATCGATTCGATCGACGCTAGCCGGTCGCGGCTACTGCGAGATTGAAGGTCCCACACTGCACACCATCGCAGGCGGTGCTGCAGCCCGGCCGTTTCTTACCCACCACAACACGCTCGAGATGCCACTCGTGTTGCGAATTGCACTCGAATTGCACCTAAAGCGATTATTGGTGGGAGGCATGGAGCGAGTTTATGAACTGGGCCGCGTCTACCGCAATGAAGGGATCAGCCCACGCCACAACCCCGAATTCACGATGCTGGAAGCTTATGAGGCGTTTGGCAATTACGAAGTGATGATGGACTTGACCGAGCAGATCATCCTGGACGCGTTGGCCGCCACAGGCCAGGGACACCAGGTGATGTGGAACGACAAACCCATTGATTTTTCCCCGCCGTTCCAACGTCGCACCTACGATGAACTGTTTAGCGAAGCGACGCAGTTGGATCCAACGGATGTCTCCGGAATTGCCGCCTTAGCCAAGAAGCTGAATCTCAAACCCGAGGGAAAACACTCGGATGTGGTGAAGAGCGAAGTGTTTGAGGAAACCGTCGAAGAGGGGTTGATTGGTCCCATTTTCGTGACGGACTATCCGTCTAGCATTTGTCCGTTGACCAAACGCAAGACGTCAAACCCACAAGTGGCCGAACGCTTTGAATTGTTCATTCATGGTATGGAACTCGCAAACGCGTACACGGAATTGAACGATCCGATTTTGCAAGAAGAACTGTTCCGCACTCAACTCGAGGGGCAAGCCGCTGAGGACTCGATGGCCAATATGGACCACGACTTTGTACTCGCGCTGCGCAACGGCATGCCGCCAGCTGGAGGCTTGGGCATCGGGATCGACCGCCTAGTAATGCTGTTGACCAACTCGCGGAGCATTCGTGACATCATCCTCTTCCCTCTCCTCAGAAACCAAGCCAACTAA
- the purE gene encoding 5-(carboxyamino)imidazole ribonucleotide mutase yields MTSPTENSASSKAPSSPAPRVGVIMGSRSDWETMQAATEILQELGIPFESRVVSAHRTPQWMMDYAVSAEGRGLRVLIAGAGGAAHLPGMVAACTILPVLGVPVQSKSLNGLDSLLSIVQMPGGIPVATLAIGAAGAKNAGLLAARILAGEDAELRERLRAWMESQTDQVMADNVLGT; encoded by the coding sequence ATGACCTCTCCAACTGAAAATTCAGCATCCAGCAAAGCTCCCAGCTCGCCTGCACCGCGCGTTGGGGTCATTATGGGAAGCCGGTCGGATTGGGAAACCATGCAGGCCGCAACAGAAATACTGCAGGAATTGGGAATCCCCTTCGAAAGCCGTGTCGTTTCGGCCCATCGAACTCCACAGTGGATGATGGACTACGCCGTTTCGGCCGAGGGTCGAGGCTTGCGAGTTCTCATCGCAGGCGCCGGTGGGGCCGCCCATTTACCCGGCATGGTCGCCGCCTGCACGATCCTGCCAGTATTGGGGGTCCCCGTGCAAAGCAAAAGCTTGAATGGCCTTGATTCGCTTTTATCGATTGTACAGATGCCAGGTGGAATTCCTGTGGCAACTTTAGCAATTGGCGCGGCAGGCGCAAAAAACGCTGGCTTGCTGGCTGCTAGAATCCTGGCCGGTGAAGATGCAGAGCTTCGCGAACGATTGCGAGCCTGGATGGAGTCGCAAACTGATCAAGTCATGGCTGACAATGTCCTTGGAACGTAA
- the hemQ gene encoding hydrogen peroxide-dependent heme synthase, whose product MSAPVRPSNLPDPSIEPSSGWHCTHMFYSLDRQVLSQLTKEQQRSGAEELEQILCPQADHATLRMQSFIVSGHKADFGMLMFDTDPLKIDAVHQRLLASTLGPALKAVYSFVSFTEISEYVPSPEQYAERLKLGGEDTESPAFAAKVAAYEKRLPMMNRQRLTPELPDWPSMCFYPMNKSRVVGANWFTTPYSARNSMMAEHAQSGMAFAGRATQVITVSVGVDDWEWGVTLWARNPDYLKDIVYKMRFDEASAKYGEFGQFFVGYVADGKRIAEHCCIGA is encoded by the coding sequence ATGTCCGCACCCGTTCGCCCGTCCAATTTGCCTGACCCGTCCATCGAACCTTCCTCGGGTTGGCACTGCACCCACATGTTTTACTCACTTGATCGGCAAGTGCTTAGCCAGCTGACGAAAGAGCAGCAGAGGAGTGGGGCAGAGGAGCTGGAGCAGATTCTTTGTCCTCAGGCCGACCACGCAACGCTGCGGATGCAGAGTTTCATCGTAAGCGGACACAAGGCCGATTTCGGGATGTTGATGTTCGACACCGACCCCTTGAAGATTGACGCGGTCCACCAGCGATTGTTGGCGAGCACGCTGGGGCCAGCGCTCAAAGCGGTCTACTCTTTCGTCTCGTTTACCGAAATCTCAGAGTATGTTCCCTCGCCAGAACAATATGCCGAACGCTTGAAATTGGGTGGGGAGGACACCGAGTCCCCTGCGTTTGCGGCCAAAGTAGCCGCCTACGAAAAGCGTTTGCCGATGATGAATCGCCAGCGTCTCACTCCCGAATTGCCCGATTGGCCTTCGATGTGTTTTTATCCCATGAACAAGAGCCGTGTCGTGGGAGCCAATTGGTTCACAACGCCTTACTCGGCGCGAAATTCCATGATGGCCGAGCACGCGCAGAGTGGCATGGCCTTCGCCGGGCGCGCCACGCAGGTCATTACGGTATCGGTCGGAGTCGACGATTGGGAATGGGGAGTCACGTTGTGGGCTCGCAATCCCGACTACCTCAAAGATATCGTCTACAAGATGCGATTCGATGAAGCGAGTGCCAAGTATGGAGAGTTCGGTCAGTTCTTTGTTGGCTATGTTGCAGATGGCAAGCGGATCGCCGAACATTGCTGCATCGGGGCCTAG
- a CDS encoding dihydrofolate reductase, with amino-acid sequence MTFYPWDSVPIRPVHYLESTNISSLQPSLPMIIISAMTESRVIGLGTGMPWEVPEEYAQYLNFVRGQTVIMGRRTYEIFGQDLDRSQIIVVSRSLQSAEAQIASSFPAAVELARLRKRTVFVAGGSSIYQAALPLADAMYLSTIKGEYEGDVYFPEFGPNQWLLAEERDEGSYIFRNFLRPGTSPRAEGDPR; translated from the coding sequence TTGACTTTCTATCCATGGGACAGCGTGCCTATCCGTCCCGTCCACTATCTGGAGTCTACCAACATCAGTTCTCTGCAACCGAGTCTCCCGATGATCATCATCTCCGCCATGACCGAGAGCCGCGTGATCGGACTCGGAACTGGGATGCCGTGGGAGGTCCCCGAAGAATATGCGCAGTACCTCAATTTTGTGCGTGGCCAAACCGTGATTATGGGCCGCCGCACCTACGAGATCTTTGGGCAGGATCTGGATAGGAGCCAGATCATCGTCGTCTCTCGCTCACTGCAGTCCGCGGAAGCACAGATAGCGAGTTCCTTCCCTGCGGCAGTTGAGCTGGCACGACTGCGAAAGCGTACCGTGTTCGTTGCAGGTGGAAGCTCGATTTACCAGGCCGCGCTGCCGTTGGCTGATGCGATGTATCTCAGTACGATCAAAGGAGAGTACGAAGGAGACGTTTACTTCCCAGAATTTGGTCCCAACCAATGGCTACTCGCAGAAGAACGTGACGAAGGGAGTTATATATTCCGAAATTTTTTGAGGCCAGGTACTAGCCCACGTGCAGAGGGCGATCCGCGATAA